A genomic region of Oncorhynchus mykiss isolate Arlee chromosome 2, USDA_OmykA_1.1, whole genome shotgun sequence contains the following coding sequences:
- the ecac gene encoding epithelial calcium channel (The RefSeq protein has 15 substitutions compared to this genomic sequence), translating into MAPALARSAPGELNHWWSQFRFRLQNRKGWKEMLDETFLLQNKRTNGVPLFFAAKESSAGCIKKLLDCASTNIFERRALGETALHVAVMNDNMEAALALMDGAPELINEPMTSELFLGMKPLHIAVVNQNFNLVRSLIGKGADVATPRVTGLYFRKRRGGLLYYGEHILAFAACVGNQDIISMVINVGASTRAQDSIGNTVLHILVLQPNKTIACLVLDLLLARDIELDQAVPLDMVPNYHGLTPFKLAAKEGNLVAFQHLVNRRRINQWNLGPLTSNLYDLTGIDSLVADDDCSVLEHIVGSKRREAKRILEVTPVRQLVSFKWNLYGKHYFRLLLLLYLLYIGTFTLCCVYRPLKDAPENYTVSDMDKTIRVQKTLKESYVTYGDNLRLAGEMISVLGALVILLLEVPDMLRVGAKHYFGQTALGGPFHVILIAYAFLVVLLCVFRVSGVQGETVVMAVCLVLGWSNVMFFARGFQMLGPYVIMIQKIIFGDLTKFMWLSFIVLIGFSTSLWVVYMTQDPDSLPAYRSFPITLFSQFELSVGLIDLPVDHTITTPPIVHVLHCTFSVVSYILLLNLLTAMMSDTQWRVAQERDELWRTQVVATTLMLERRLPRCLWPRLGVCGLLYGLGERWYLRVEDRNDPLVQKMRRYVQAFSKDEDQSKEREEMENTDMSKGPGSPLIRTKHRGGIDGNRKSLACWQMIRHSALGLDVEQEEPEDDQEVRYV; encoded by the exons ATGGCCCCGGCCTTGGCAAGATCTGCTCCAGGTGAGCTCAACCATTGGTGGAGCCAGTTTAGGTTCCGCCTCCAGAACAGGAAGGGGTGGAAAGAGATGCTGGATGAAACTTTTTTGCTGCAGAACAAAAG GACGAATGGCGTCCCTCTCTTTTTTGCCGCCAAAGAGAACAGTGCAGGTTGCATTAAGAAACTTCTGGACTGTGCATCCACTAACATCTTTGAGAGAGGGGCTCTGGGGGAGACCGCGCTGCATGTGGCAGTTATGAATGATAACATGGAAGCTGCTTTAGCTCTGATGGACGGAGCACCTGAACTCATCAATGAgcccatgacctctgacctcttccTTG GCATGACACCTCTCCACATTGCCGTGGTGAATCAGAACTTTAACCTAGTCCGCAGTCTGATTGGTAAAGGGGCGGATGTGGCCACGCCCAGAGTCACAGGCCTGTACttcaggaagagaagaggagggctgCTCTACTATG GTGAGCACATCCTGGCATTTGCGGCCTGTGTGGGGAATCAGGACATCATCTCCATGGTGATCAACGCAGGAGCCAGCACCAGGGCCCAGGACTCCATTG GTAACACAGTGCTCCACATCCTGGTCCTGCAGCCCAATAAGACTATAGCATGCCTGGTGTTGGATCTGCTGTTGGCACGTGACATTGAGCTGGACCAGGCTGTGCCACTAGACATGGTGCCCAACTACCATGGCTTAACACCCTTCAAACTGGCTGCCAAGGAGGGCAACCTTGTG GCCTTCCAGCACCTGGTCAATCGGAGGCGAATCAACCAGTGGAACCTGGGACccttgacctctaacctctatgaCCTCACAGAGATCGACTCCTTGGTTGCCGACGACGACTGCTCTGTGCTTGAGCTCATCGTGGGCagcaagaggagagag GCAAAGAGGATACTGGAAGTGACTCCTGTTAGGCAATTGGTCAGTCTCAAGTGGAACCTCTATGGAAAACATTACTTTAG gttgttgctgctgctgtaccTCCTGTACATTGGGACCTTCACACTGTGTTGTGTGTATCGCCCCCTAAAGGACGCTCCAGAGAATTACACTGTATCTGACATGGACAAAACCATCCGCGTGCAGAAAACTCTGAAG GAGAGTTATGTGACCTATGGGGACAACTTGCGTCTGGCAGGAGAGATGATCAGTGTCCTGGGTGCCCTGGTTATTCTGCTACTGGAG GTCCCAGATATGCTGAGAGTAGGGGCCAAGCATTACTTTGGACAAACGGCCCTGGGGGGGCCCTTCCATGTCATTCT TATTGCCTATGCGTTCCTGGTggtgctgctgtgtgtgttcagggtcaGTGGGGTGCAGGGGGAAACAGTTGTCATGGCTGTGTGTCTGGTGCTGGGCTGGAGCAATGTTATGTTCTTCGCCCGAGGCTTTCAGATGCTGGGGCCTTACGTCATCATGATACAGAAG ATTATATTTGGAGACCTGACCAAGTTCATGTGGCTGAGCTTCATCGTGCTCATAGGGTTTTCCACCC ccctGTGGGTGGTGTATATGACTCAGGACCCAGACTCTCTACCTGCGTACCGCTCCTTCCCCATCACGCTGTTCTCCCAGTTTGAGCTGAGTGTGGGTCTGATAGACCTGCCAGTGGACCACACCATCACAACGCCCCCTATTGTCCATGTGCTGCACTGCACCTTCTCTGTGGTCTCCTACGTATTGCTGCTCAACCTGCTCACAGCCATGATGAGTGATACACAATGGAGAGTTGCCCAGGAGAGGGACGAGCTCTGGAGGACACAg GTGGTGGCCACTACCCTGATGTTGGAGAGAAGGTTGCCCCGCTGCCTGTGGCCCCGGCTGGGGGTGTGTGGACTGCTCTACGGCCTGGGGGAGCGGTGGTACCTCCG GGTTGAGGATCGCAACGACCCACTGGTGCAAAAGATGCGTCGCTACGTGCAAGCCTTCTCTAAGGATGAGGACCAGAGCAAGGAGcgggaggagatggagaacacTGACATGTCAAAAGGACCTGGAAGCCCTCTGATCAGACCCAAACACAGGGGTGGGATAGATGGATACAGGAAGTCCCTGGCACGCTGGCAGATGATTCGCCACAGCGCTCTGGGTTTAGATGTGGAACAGGAAGAGCCTGAGGATGACCAGGAAGTAAGATAGAGCTGA